From one Leptospira dzoumogneensis genomic stretch:
- a CDS encoding NAD-dependent epimerase/dehydratase family protein, with the protein MNVFITGASGFVGGAIARHLKEKHKVKVLSRSPKTDSALTQQGFEIVSGSLESITEKDLAGIDIVIHCAAFVGPWGTYQDFWKGNVEGTSRLLEASQKAGVKRFIHMGTEAALFHGQDMVQIDETYPYPKKTPYYYSRTKGEAERKVVSANRPGFETIALRPRLVWGPGDTSVLPVLKKMVAEGKFMWLDGGRAKTSVTCIPNLVHATELALTMGTPGQIYFITDDEDRTVKTFLTEMMQTQGITLPQASVPSALAGFLAMIVEGTWRIFGIRKEPPMMRFPVDIMGKECTIRIDKAKKELGYKPVVSIAEGLQLMKG; encoded by the coding sequence ATGAATGTATTTATTACCGGAGCTTCCGGATTTGTGGGCGGAGCGATTGCTCGTCATTTAAAAGAAAAACATAAGGTAAAAGTATTGTCCAGATCTCCAAAAACGGACTCTGCTTTAACTCAGCAAGGTTTTGAAATAGTAAGTGGAAGTTTAGAATCTATCACTGAAAAAGATCTAGCCGGAATTGATATAGTGATCCATTGCGCAGCATTCGTAGGCCCATGGGGAACGTACCAAGATTTTTGGAAAGGAAATGTAGAAGGAACTTCTCGCTTATTAGAAGCATCTCAAAAAGCAGGTGTCAAAAGATTTATACATATGGGAACAGAGGCCGCACTTTTTCATGGGCAAGACATGGTCCAGATAGATGAGACTTATCCTTATCCTAAAAAAACTCCTTACTATTATAGCCGCACAAAAGGAGAGGCCGAAAGAAAAGTGGTCTCCGCAAATCGTCCAGGATTCGAGACGATAGCTCTAAGACCCAGACTAGTTTGGGGTCCGGGAGATACGTCCGTTCTTCCTGTTCTCAAAAAGATGGTGGCCGAAGGAAAATTTATGTGGCTGGATGGAGGAAGAGCCAAAACTTCAGTGACTTGTATCCCGAATTTGGTCCATGCAACTGAACTTGCTTTAACAATGGGCACACCAGGCCAAATATATTTCATCACAGATGACGAAGATAGGACTGTGAAAACATTTTTAACGGAGATGATGCAAACCCAAGGAATTACACTTCCTCAGGCTTCCGTTCCTTCTGCACTGGCTGGATTTTTAGCGATGATAGTGGAGGGGACCTGGAGAATATTCGGAATTCGTAAAGAACCTCCGATGATGAGATTTCCTGTAGATATAATGGGAAAAGAATGTACCATCCGTATCGATAAGGCCAAAAAAGAATTAGGATATAAACCTGTGGTTAGTATTGCCGAA
- a CDS encoding LA_3696 family protein: MEIDYIFMISKSIRDALGEEASKSLLELMNKIHTIGRKNMEEIMTQKFDRKLSEESKAFSNSIAELRVEMGDMRTEIKSEMWNGMSNIHSAIISQTRWTISSIFAAGGFYFALAKIFF; this comes from the coding sequence ATGGAAATTGATTATATATTTATGATATCTAAGTCTATTCGAGATGCCTTGGGAGAAGAGGCTTCCAAATCTTTATTGGAATTGATGAATAAAATACATACGATAGGAAGGAAGAACATGGAGGAGATAATGACCCAAAAATTCGATCGTAAACTTTCAGAAGAATCCAAGGCGTTTTCCAATTCGATTGCTGAGCTAAGGGTCGAAATGGGGGATATGCGGACAGAAATTAAATCCGAAATGTGGAATGGGATGTCCAATATTCATTCTGCGATTATTTCTCAGACAAGATGGACCATCTCTTCTATTTTTGCGGCAGGTGGATTTTATTTTGCTTTGGCAAAAATTTTCTTTTAA
- a CDS encoding LA_2444/LA_4059 family outer membrane protein, translating into MRSFIKYYVFILFNLILAANLETSEEVPKTEISEKKKQKFELLLKRQTYSFIPYNFTSYSEKTDPNTSIETNHLQQNQKVLVPAVFSYENYEKNYRAEISYYEVELVNPNSNVIRSDSNGLSAERLYYSPLARSEFETNFYKIISPVQNWNLYLGGGLRNINKYTYGKYMLDGAFQEYFYTYGPQISVQSSYRFMENFTANLSLDLFYTEGTRFFKTPMISTDTLVFTNGSAGTRGIFRGYESEISLQYKFHENMRFHLGYNQIYSYFSYLHFDQLDLSYNISSPSSISISNGSRSGNYEILRGFFLGFSVFF; encoded by the coding sequence ATGCGCTCATTTATAAAATATTATGTTTTTATTTTATTCAATTTGATCTTGGCCGCAAATTTAGAAACTTCGGAAGAAGTTCCTAAAACCGAAATCTCCGAAAAGAAAAAGCAAAAATTCGAATTATTATTAAAGAGACAAACTTATAGTTTTATTCCTTATAATTTCACTTCTTATTCTGAAAAAACCGATCCGAATACATCCATAGAAACAAACCATTTGCAGCAAAACCAAAAGGTACTGGTTCCTGCGGTTTTTAGTTATGAAAATTATGAGAAAAATTACAGAGCGGAGATCTCTTATTACGAAGTAGAATTGGTGAATCCGAATTCGAATGTGATCCGGTCCGACTCAAACGGTTTATCCGCAGAAAGATTGTATTATTCCCCTTTAGCAAGATCGGAATTCGAAACAAATTTTTATAAGATCATTTCTCCCGTTCAAAACTGGAATTTATATTTAGGCGGAGGACTTCGTAATATCAATAAGTATACCTACGGCAAATACATGTTAGATGGCGCTTTCCAGGAATATTTTTATACGTACGGCCCACAGATCTCTGTCCAATCTTCTTACCGATTCATGGAAAATTTTACCGCAAATTTAAGCTTGGATCTGTTTTATACGGAAGGAACTAGATTTTTCAAAACTCCGATGATCTCTACGGATACATTGGTTTTTACGAATGGAAGCGCCGGGACCAGAGGGATTTTCAGAGGTTATGAGTCCGAAATTTCTCTCCAATATAAATTCCATGAGAATATGAGATTTCATTTGGGGTATAACCAAATTTATTCTTATTTCAGTTATTTACATTTCGATCAATTGGATCTAAGTTATAATATTTCTTCACCTTCTTCTATCTCTATTAGTAATGGTTCCAGATCCGGGAACTATGAGATTTTAAGAGGATTCTTCTTGGGGTTTTCAGTTTTTTTTTAA
- a CDS encoding sensor histidine kinase has translation MRSSIFHLLVLLLFMGCSGKAEVYSPQAKDGILDLRDWDRDRFSTVALDGDWEFADGVISPDNFTKDGSISVPGAWNSFIKNGKQHEGEGLGTYKLTVLLDKPAKDLAFQIGDVSTAFKLFLNGKLLIENGKIGNSREEMLPSYKHPIVLIDEESKELKLILQISNFYHRTGGLRKSIKIGDTLAVFEEKKRQVALGWVVFGATFFMGLYHLILFLMRRVDKSALWFGLFCIDLSIRGFFTGSVFIYEVTPDSFWVYIHKLDILTFVLALPLFSVFLKAVFPDEKFHSYFNNLFIGVSSIFFILVLALPSTEYMNYIRIFQGFVGISIVYFFIMIALCIFRKREGAILFAVGSLILFLTTLNDILNQSLIIKAEYLASWGLLAFLFSQTVMLSVRFSNAFVRLEELQKSLEQKVTERTKQLEEAKHIAEEANSLKDTFLSLATHDLRSPITTVIGILHLIKNDYEQLDDKSLLEWVDRAEYTSSQSLEMIATLLDLNRLKSGSFPLDNSLIYVYPEVEGVLAKLLPQAEAKKIRIINKIPDDVKLNVDRALFAEIFINLVSNSIKFCRENDTISIGFSNKKNDPEFFVEDTGIGIPKDMIPNLFLTEIKSTRLGTKNESGTGLGLPLVYSIIKAYNGKISVESEEKKGSKFTFCIPRI, from the coding sequence ATGAGGTCATCTATCTTTCATTTACTAGTTCTCTTGCTTTTTATGGGATGTTCGGGGAAAGCCGAGGTCTATTCTCCACAAGCAAAAGATGGAATTTTAGATCTGAGAGACTGGGACAGAGATCGTTTCTCTACCGTTGCCTTAGATGGTGATTGGGAATTTGCAGATGGAGTTATCTCTCCCGATAATTTTACAAAAGACGGATCCATTTCCGTTCCCGGTGCATGGAACTCATTTATAAAGAACGGCAAACAACATGAGGGAGAAGGTCTAGGCACTTACAAACTCACCGTCTTACTTGACAAACCGGCAAAAGATCTGGCATTTCAAATCGGAGACGTATCTACGGCATTCAAACTTTTTCTAAACGGAAAACTACTGATCGAGAACGGGAAGATCGGAAATTCCAGAGAAGAAATGCTTCCTTCCTATAAACATCCGATTGTCTTAATAGATGAAGAGTCCAAAGAACTAAAACTCATATTACAAATATCAAATTTTTATCATAGAACCGGAGGTCTTCGCAAATCTATTAAGATTGGAGATACCCTAGCCGTTTTCGAGGAGAAAAAAAGACAGGTAGCGCTTGGCTGGGTAGTTTTCGGTGCCACCTTCTTCATGGGCCTTTATCATTTGATCTTATTTTTAATGAGAAGAGTGGACAAATCCGCACTTTGGTTCGGATTATTCTGCATCGATCTAAGTATCAGAGGTTTTTTTACGGGTTCCGTTTTTATATACGAAGTCACTCCCGACTCTTTCTGGGTTTATATCCATAAATTGGATATTTTAACCTTCGTATTGGCACTCCCCTTATTCTCCGTTTTTCTAAAAGCGGTTTTTCCTGACGAAAAATTCCATTCTTATTTTAATAATCTATTCATAGGTGTAAGTTCTATATTCTTTATTTTGGTCCTTGCACTGCCTTCCACCGAATATATGAACTATATTAGGATCTTTCAAGGTTTCGTGGGAATTAGTATAGTTTACTTCTTTATAATGATCGCTCTGTGTATTTTCAGAAAAAGAGAAGGTGCCATTCTATTCGCGGTGGGCTCCTTAATACTTTTCCTGACTACATTAAACGATATTTTAAACCAAAGTTTGATCATAAAAGCAGAATATTTAGCGAGCTGGGGCCTTCTCGCATTCTTATTCTCCCAAACCGTAATGCTTTCTGTCAGATTTTCCAACGCATTCGTAAGATTGGAAGAACTCCAAAAATCATTGGAACAAAAAGTAACCGAAAGAACCAAACAATTAGAAGAAGCAAAACATATCGCCGAAGAAGCGAATTCTCTTAAAGACACATTCTTATCTTTAGCGACTCACGACTTAAGATCTCCGATCACAACGGTAATCGGTATTTTACATTTGATCAAAAACGATTACGAACAATTGGACGATAAGTCCTTATTGGAATGGGTTGATAGAGCGGAATATACATCTTCTCAATCTTTAGAAATGATCGCAACACTCTTGGATCTGAATCGACTTAAATCTGGTTCGTTTCCTTTGGACAATAGTTTGATCTATGTATATCCGGAAGTAGAAGGTGTATTAGCGAAACTTCTTCCCCAAGCGGAAGCAAAAAAGATCCGTATCATCAACAAAATCCCGGATGATGTAAAATTGAACGTAGATCGAGCTTTATTCGCCGAAATATTTATCAATCTAGTTTCCAATTCCATAAAATTCTGCAGAGAAAATGATACGATCAGTATAGGATTTTCTAATAAGAAAAATGATCCGGAATTTTTTGTAGAAGATACCGGGATAGGAATACCTAAGGATATGATCCCCAATCTATTCTTAACAGAGATTAAATCCACGCGACTCGGAACCAAAAATGAATCCGGTACCGGTTTAGGTTTACCCTTGGTCTATAGTATTATAAAAGCGTATAACGGAAAAATTTCAGTAGAATCTGAAGAGAAAAAAGGAAGCAAATTTACATTCTGCATTCCTAGGATTTAA
- a CDS encoding RecQ family ATP-dependent DNA helicase, producing MSDLQELKKIFGVSEFRSSQEKIIRDVLEGKNCLVIMPTGMGKSLCYQLPALALEELTVVISPLIALMQDQVDKLKSLGIDAEFVNSSISKEERNLRYENLKNGKYKILYVSPERFRKFHFLEIFKTRKVSLLVVDEAHCISQWGHDFRPDYTKIHEFRKILKYPRIIALTATATKEIQKDIIKQIGLSESEIEVYNEGISRPNLYLEVRTFVDSSSKAKELISYLKNLQGNTIVYFNLIKNIESFSELLDMEKIRYRVYHGLLPSDKRRRIQNDFLNSKNTLLLATNAFGMGVDKANIRTIIHAELPSSLESYYQEIGRAGRDGNPSDCLLFYNQDDLSVLMDFIEWQNPDENFMIRVHRVLKSVGEKLSSLEYEELQSMVVHKNRGDHRLQTVLNLFERHGVTSGDLERRSLVLRGELPDVLTDPKVLEERKKASLNRLYQMLMYLKSEKCRREFLYEYFGASFHSCGNCDICSKT from the coding sequence ATGTCCGATCTACAAGAATTAAAAAAGATATTCGGAGTCTCCGAATTCAGATCTTCTCAAGAAAAAATTATCAGAGATGTTTTAGAAGGCAAAAACTGTCTAGTGATCATGCCTACTGGTATGGGTAAATCTTTATGTTACCAATTGCCTGCCTTGGCCTTGGAAGAATTGACCGTTGTAATTTCTCCATTGATTGCTCTTATGCAAGACCAAGTAGATAAACTGAAATCTTTAGGAATAGATGCGGAGTTCGTGAATTCATCTATCTCTAAAGAAGAACGTAATCTTCGTTATGAAAATTTGAAGAATGGAAAATATAAAATTCTTTATGTTTCTCCCGAAAGATTTCGTAAGTTCCATTTTTTGGAAATATTCAAGACCAGAAAAGTTTCTTTATTGGTTGTAGACGAGGCCCATTGTATCAGCCAATGGGGACATGATTTTAGGCCTGACTACACAAAGATCCACGAATTTAGAAAGATCTTAAAATATCCTAGGATAATCGCATTAACTGCAACAGCGACAAAAGAGATCCAAAAGGATATAATCAAACAAATCGGTTTATCCGAATCGGAGATCGAAGTATATAACGAAGGGATTTCCAGGCCGAATCTTTATTTGGAAGTCAGGACTTTCGTGGATTCTTCTTCTAAGGCAAAGGAACTGATCTCTTATCTAAAAAATCTGCAAGGAAATACGATCGTATACTTTAATCTGATCAAAAACATAGAAAGTTTTTCGGAACTTTTGGATATGGAGAAGATCCGGTATAGAGTTTATCACGGGCTGCTGCCTTCCGATAAAAGAAGAAGGATCCAAAACGATTTTCTAAATTCTAAAAACACATTACTCTTAGCCACGAATGCATTCGGGATGGGAGTGGATAAGGCGAATATTCGCACGATCATTCATGCCGAACTACCTTCTTCTTTGGAATCTTATTACCAGGAAATAGGAAGAGCGGGAAGGGATGGTAATCCTTCCGACTGTCTTTTGTTTTATAACCAAGACGACTTATCTGTTCTTATGGATTTTATCGAATGGCAGAATCCGGATGAGAATTTTATGATCCGAGTACATAGGGTCTTAAAGTCGGTTGGAGAGAAATTATCCTCTCTTGAATATGAAGAATTACAATCAATGGTAGTGCATAAGAATCGAGGCGATCACCGTTTACAGACGGTTCTCAATCTTTTCGAAAGACATGGAGTTACATCGGGAGATTTGGAGAGAAGGTCTCTTGTTTTACGCGGAGAATTGCCGGACGTTTTAACGGACCCGAAAGTTCTGGAAGAAAGAAAAAAGGCGAGTTTGAATCGGTTGTATCAGATGCTTATGTATTTGAAGTCGGAAAAGTGTAGAAGGGAGTTTTTATACGAATATTTCGGTGCAAGTTTCCATTCCTGCGGAAATTGCGATATTTGTTCTAAAACTTAA
- a CDS encoding fibronectin type III domain-containing protein → MRNLIRSVGIALAVTSFLAGCQVLNKIVGWDEKSNLSFLSLEKAGVFAGSGNSGPSGTTIQSTDGLFTVFIPEGAMDGEESFEITKYDPPSNSLPQGYFPTTSLYEITPSYRFKKDVIITITLDSDKLSSLNLNRKKSQGFVISQTPEDNNSGRITGGWNTGRTSINGDKITISTRTFSVFGGGTPPAGNNAPNIMGAFYYFKTNCSYLPYMVRTRVIEPDGDPMQVYLLTGTVGNSLVAIPMTPESGNWYSANIPYEAMVSGGIQMQVLAVDSYGNNSSHPTSDTFKYPVDAGNPTYTSGFKTDQDNDGYLDAWEVDNGFNPNSAASPPATLFPDSDTDGIPNIADRTPNGETNPPIDSLTLIPSVLKMDVGENVTFAVSASFAGQPRYVRPNMVVTGNAVSGVPVGTLTNSTLHANAPGLAGVTATIGNTSATTKVTVVDSVAPSSITDLTATAMTFTQVRLRWTAPGNDSGSGRAAAYEVRRASAAITNNLQCDSAPAIAHSLVPKNSGLPEVLDINGHSPNSTYYYCIRAFDWNGNRSSWTGTVQATTPATPDLTRPGNITNLNAVTVNETSVDLTWTAVGDDNNTGIAAAYDVRKSTNVINTDNDCDGAVSIPNALFGITAGSSVTFRVNDLSEDTRYYFCVRAYDEVSNRSSWNGTVSARTRMSNKAPIVDAGPDQLDRMISQVVNLNGTNSSDPDKGICGANVSNYSYQWRFISRPVGSALLDSNITNANQLSASFVPDIPGNYLLELSFKDDPGTCFGGARTGIDSVQISAKDLDSVVPDPVSSRSAAAISLDQIQLNWYNVGDDGMVGPVSSYKIGVSLSPITNNAECSAAVDTRYPNLDNYVPGQAVSYIVGGLLQNTVYNFCIIAVDDVGNKSSWIGTLSAKTLEGTSGWGTFSSWSTCSTKCGPGTQSRSRVCLDPTQGCAGSAVESQGCNLHNCAFVTNVVQDNGTAPTASCPSGYSRYYSGSNAGYYRRVVFDYWGEGWACGIIPREDRNLGPTGYYGSSISTTSATYYYPTNNPPPVENYCVSHTLISNRNTEITCLENQY, encoded by the coding sequence ATGCGTAATCTAATTCGCTCGGTAGGTATAGCGTTAGCTGTCACAAGCTTTCTTGCGGGCTGCCAAGTTTTAAATAAAATTGTCGGATGGGATGAGAAATCTAATTTGTCATTCTTATCATTGGAAAAAGCGGGAGTATTCGCAGGAAGCGGAAATTCCGGGCCAAGCGGGACCACCATACAATCCACAGACGGTCTTTTTACGGTTTTCATCCCGGAAGGTGCGATGGATGGAGAAGAATCTTTTGAGATCACTAAATACGATCCGCCTTCCAATTCTCTTCCACAAGGATATTTTCCTACAACTTCTTTGTATGAAATAACTCCTTCTTATAGATTTAAAAAGGACGTTATCATAACAATCACATTAGATTCTGATAAATTAAGTTCTCTGAATTTAAATCGGAAGAAGTCCCAGGGATTTGTGATCAGCCAAACGCCTGAAGATAATAATTCAGGAAGGATTACCGGAGGTTGGAATACCGGAAGAACATCCATAAACGGCGATAAAATCACGATTTCCACTCGTACATTTTCGGTATTCGGCGGGGGAACTCCTCCGGCGGGAAATAATGCTCCGAATATAATGGGAGCTTTCTATTATTTTAAAACGAATTGTTCTTATTTACCTTATATGGTCAGGACTAGAGTTATAGAGCCGGATGGGGATCCAATGCAAGTGTATCTTCTTACCGGAACGGTAGGAAATAGTTTGGTTGCTATTCCCATGACTCCTGAATCCGGAAATTGGTACAGCGCAAATATTCCATATGAAGCGATGGTTTCTGGCGGGATCCAAATGCAGGTCTTGGCTGTGGATTCTTATGGAAATAATTCCAGTCATCCTACTTCGGACACATTTAAATATCCTGTAGATGCCGGAAATCCCACTTATACTTCCGGATTCAAAACAGACCAGGATAATGATGGATATCTAGATGCTTGGGAAGTGGATAACGGTTTTAATCCAAATAGTGCTGCTTCTCCGCCGGCCACTCTGTTTCCCGATTCGGATACGGATGGGATCCCGAATATTGCGGACCGCACTCCTAATGGAGAAACAAATCCTCCTATTGATAGTTTAACTTTGATCCCTTCCGTTCTGAAAATGGACGTGGGTGAAAATGTTACTTTTGCAGTATCCGCATCTTTTGCGGGTCAACCACGTTATGTTCGTCCGAATATGGTCGTTACAGGAAATGCAGTCAGCGGAGTTCCGGTAGGAACTTTGACAAATTCCACATTACATGCGAATGCTCCCGGGCTTGCGGGAGTGACTGCAACTATAGGAAATACCAGCGCTACCACAAAAGTGACAGTAGTGGATTCCGTTGCTCCAAGTTCTATCACCGACTTGACTGCAACTGCAATGACATTCACTCAAGTAAGACTTCGTTGGACCGCTCCGGGCAATGATAGCGGTTCCGGTCGTGCCGCGGCATATGAGGTAAGAAGGGCTTCTGCCGCGATCACTAACAACCTTCAATGTGATTCCGCGCCTGCAATTGCGCATTCCTTAGTCCCGAAAAATTCCGGTTTACCTGAAGTATTGGATATCAACGGACATTCTCCGAACAGCACATACTATTATTGTATTCGTGCATTCGATTGGAACGGGAACAGAAGTTCTTGGACAGGAACTGTTCAGGCAACAACTCCGGCTACTCCTGACTTAACTCGTCCGGGAAATATCACCAATTTAAATGCGGTTACCGTAAACGAAACTTCAGTGGATCTAACTTGGACTGCCGTAGGAGATGATAATAATACCGGCATCGCGGCCGCTTATGATGTTCGTAAATCCACCAACGTGATCAATACTGATAACGATTGTGACGGGGCTGTTTCGATCCCGAATGCGTTATTCGGTATTACAGCAGGATCGTCTGTCACATTTAGGGTAAATGATCTTTCGGAAGATACCAGATATTATTTCTGCGTGAGAGCGTATGATGAAGTAAGCAATCGCAGCAGTTGGAACGGAACAGTTTCTGCAAGGACACGTATGAGTAATAAGGCTCCTATTGTGGATGCAGGGCCGGACCAATTGGATAGAATGATCTCTCAAGTCGTGAATTTGAATGGTACGAACTCTTCCGATCCTGATAAAGGGATTTGTGGAGCGAATGTATCCAACTATTCATACCAATGGAGATTTATCAGCAGACCGGTCGGATCTGCATTATTAGATTCTAATATTACGAATGCAAACCAGTTGTCTGCGTCTTTCGTTCCGGATATTCCCGGCAATTATCTACTGGAACTTTCCTTTAAGGATGATCCTGGAACCTGTTTCGGGGGAGCAAGAACTGGCATAGACTCGGTTCAAATTTCCGCTAAGGACTTGGATAGTGTGGTTCCTGATCCGGTTTCCAGCAGATCTGCAGCCGCTATTTCTTTAGATCAAATCCAACTGAATTGGTATAATGTCGGAGACGACGGAATGGTCGGACCGGTATCCAGTTATAAGATAGGAGTATCACTTTCTCCGATCACAAATAACGCGGAATGTAGTGCAGCGGTAGACACACGTTATCCGAACTTAGATAATTACGTTCCGGGTCAGGCCGTGTCCTATATAGTGGGAGGATTGTTGCAGAATACTGTGTACAATTTCTGTATTATCGCAGTGGATGATGTGGGAAATAAAAGTTCTTGGATTGGAACTCTAAGTGCAAAAACTTTAGAAGGAACATCCGGTTGGGGAACCTTCTCAAGCTGGAGTACTTGTAGTACTAAATGTGGACCTGGAACCCAATCCAGATCCAGAGTTTGTTTGGATCCTACACAAGGCTGTGCGGGTTCTGCAGTCGAATCACAGGGTTGTAATCTTCACAATTGTGCGTTCGTAACAAATGTTGTGCAAGATAACGGGACTGCTCCTACAGCAAGTTGTCCTTCTGGATACTCTCGATATTACTCCGGCTCAAATGCGGGATATTATAGAAGAGTAGTTTTCGATTATTGGGGAGAAGGCTGGGCCTGTGGAATTATTCCAAGGGAAGACAGAAACTTAGGTCCGACTGGATATTATGGTAGTTCTATCAGCACGACCTCTGCGACTTACTATTATCCTACAAATAACCCTCCACCGGTGGAGAATTATTGTGTAAGCCACACTTTAATTTCGAACCGTAATACGGAGATTACTTGTTTGGAAAACCAGTACTAA
- a CDS encoding DUF2834 domain-containing protein, which yields MNLSIFRNLLITLGSVFTAGFLYLVLPPLSQNFDVIGAFLGGFVNPFSSAYALDIIFTWLVLAAWIVYDAKTKGIKNGWIALLLGVVPGVAVGAAYYIYLREKQGRN from the coding sequence ATGAATCTTTCCATATTTAGAAATCTTCTGATCACCTTAGGCTCTGTGTTTACCGCAGGCTTTTTATATTTAGTGCTCCCACCTTTATCACAAAACTTCGATGTGATCGGTGCGTTCTTAGGAGGATTTGTAAATCCGTTCTCCAGCGCTTATGCCCTGGATATAATTTTTACCTGGCTTGTGCTCGCGGCTTGGATCGTATATGATGCAAAAACAAAAGGGATCAAGAATGGATGGATCGCACTTCTACTCGGTGTGGTTCCCGGTGTGGCAGTCGGAGCTGCTTATTATATTTATCTAAGAGAAAAGCAAGGCCGCAATTGA
- a CDS encoding ABC transporter ATP-binding protein has protein sequence MNSNSPIVSIQNLSKSYSNGFQALKNINLDIEKGEIIALLGPNGAGKTTLISIICGIVNPSSGSVSVGGYDIIKDYRKTRSMIGLVPQELTVHAFESVLTTTNFSRGLFGKSPNKEYIEELLKSLSLLEKKDQMIMTLSGGMKRRVLIAKALSHEPLVLFLDEPTAGVDVELRKDMWNVVRALRDKGVTIILTTHYIEEAEEIADRVGIMNKGELVLVEKKTELMHKLGKKQILLDLVSPLQSLPNNFNGYELELKNEGKQLLYTYDGQEKQTGIANFLEQLRKSGIEFRDLNTTQSSLEEIFVQLVKESK, from the coding sequence ATGAACTCCAACTCTCCCATTGTTTCCATCCAAAACCTCTCCAAATCCTATTCCAACGGATTCCAAGCCTTAAAAAATATAAACTTGGATATTGAAAAAGGAGAGATCATCGCTCTTTTAGGCCCGAATGGCGCCGGAAAAACGACCCTGATCTCTATTATCTGCGGGATAGTAAATCCCAGCTCCGGTTCCGTTTCCGTCGGCGGTTACGATATTATCAAAGATTACAGAAAGACCAGATCCATGATAGGTCTTGTTCCCCAAGAACTCACAGTCCATGCATTCGAATCCGTTTTGACTACTACGAATTTTAGCAGAGGCCTGTTCGGAAAATCGCCTAACAAAGAATATATCGAAGAACTTCTAAAATCTCTTTCTCTTTTAGAAAAAAAAGACCAGATGATCATGACCTTATCCGGAGGAATGAAAAGAAGAGTACTGATCGCAAAAGCATTATCTCACGAACCATTAGTCTTATTTTTAGATGAACCTACCGCAGGTGTGGATGTAGAGCTTAGAAAAGATATGTGGAATGTAGTAAGAGCTCTCAGAGACAAAGGTGTCACCATCATCCTCACCACACACTATATCGAAGAAGCGGAAGAGATCGCAGACAGAGTCGGTATCATGAACAAGGGAGAATTGGTCCTTGTAGAAAAGAAAACCGAACTAATGCATAAATTAGGAAAAAAACAGATCTTGTTGGATCTTGTTTCTCCTCTCCAAAGTCTGCCGAATAATTTTAACGGTTATGAACTGGAATTAAAGAACGAAGGAAAACAATTATTGTATACCTACGACGGCCAGGAAAAACAAACCGGGATCGCAAACTTCTTGGAACAATTGAGAAAATCCGGAATAGAATTCAGGGATCTGAATACCACCCAAAGCAGTTTGGAAGAAATTTTCGTACAATTAGTGAAGGAATCCAAATGA
- a CDS encoding ABC transporter permease, with translation MNLNAIKAIYFFEMARTRRTLMQSIASPVLSTSLYFIVFGSAIGSRIQEVNGVSYGSFIVPGLVMLSLLTESISNASFGIYFPKFTGTIYEILSAPVSSMEAVIGFVGAAATKSLILGSIMLATASLFVEIKIAHPFLMVFFLILTCVSFSLFGFIIGIWADNFEKLQVIPMLVITPLVFLGGSFYSASMLPPFWQTVTLFNPILYLVSGFRWSFYEIGDVSLEISLAMISLFLISCLCVVAWMFKTGYHIKK, from the coding sequence ATGAATCTGAACGCAATCAAAGCCATCTATTTTTTCGAAATGGCAAGGACAAGAAGGACATTGATGCAAAGTATTGCATCACCTGTTCTTTCTACTTCTTTGTATTTTATCGTTTTCGGTTCTGCGATCGGATCCAGGATCCAAGAAGTGAACGGAGTGTCTTACGGTTCCTTTATCGTGCCGGGACTGGTTATGCTTTCTCTATTGACTGAAAGTATTTCCAACGCTTCCTTCGGGATCTATTTCCCTAAATTTACCGGAACTATTTACGAAATTTTATCCGCACCGGTTTCCAGCATGGAAGCAGTGATCGGTTTCGTAGGAGCTGCAGCGACCAAGTCTTTGATCTTAGGTTCCATCATGCTTGCAACAGCTTCTTTGTTTGTCGAAATTAAGATCGCTCATCCATTCTTGATGGTGTTCTTTTTGATACTAACCTGTGTTTCATTCAGTTTATTCGGGTTTATCATAGGGATTTGGGCGGATAATTTCGAAAAACTGCAAGTCATTCCTATGTTAGTCATCACTCCTTTGGTTTTTTTGGGGGGAAGTTTTTATTCCGCAAGCATGCTCCCTCCTTTCTGGCAGACTGTTACTCTATTCAACCCGATCCTATATCTGGTCAGCGGGTTCAGATGGAGTTTTTACGAAATAGGAGATGTAAGCCTTGAGATCAGTTTAGCAATGATCTCTCTTTTCTTAATTTCTTGCCTATGTGTTGTAGCTTGGATGTTCAAGACTGGATATCATATTAAGAAATAA